A region from the Aegilops tauschii subsp. strangulata cultivar AL8/78 chromosome 5, Aet v6.0, whole genome shotgun sequence genome encodes:
- the LOC109741093 gene encoding low molecular mass early light-inducible protein HV90, chloroplastic-like, translated as MATMMAMTSFAGAAVLPRGSAGRLGARSLPAMGRRALIVRAQNEGPSTPPPNKPKASTSIWDALAFSGPAPERINGRLAMVGFVTALAVEAGRGDGLLSQLGSGTGQAWFAYSVAVLSVASLVPLLQGESAEGRAGAIMNANAELWNGRFAMLGLVALAATEIITGAPFINV; from the coding sequence ATGGCGACCATGATGGCCATGACCTCCTTCgccggtgcggccgtcctgccgcgcGGCTCCGCAGGCCGCCTCGGCGCCAGATCTCTGCCAGCGATGGGCCGACGCGCCCTCATCGTCAGGGCACAGAACGAGGGCCCGAGCACACCACCGCCAAACAAACCCAAGGCGAGCACCTCGATCTGGGACGCGCTGGCGTTCAGCGGCCCTGCGCCGGAGCGCATCAACGGGCGCCTTGCCATGGTAGGCTTCGTGACGGCGCTTGCGGTGGAggcagggcgcggcgacgggctcCTGTCGCAGCTCGGCAGCGGCACCGGGCAGGCGTGGTTCGCCTACTCCGTGGCGGTGCTGTCGGTGGCGTCGTTGGTGCCGCTACTCCAGGGAGAGAGCGCCGAGGGCAGAGCTGGCGCCATCATGAACGCCAACGCGGAGCTCTGGAATGGCCGCTTCGCCATGCTCGGACTCGTCGCTCTAGCGGCCACCGAGATCATCACGGGCGCACCCTTCATCAACGTGTAA